A stretch of Aureispira sp. CCB-E DNA encodes these proteins:
- a CDS encoding helix-turn-helix domain-containing protein encodes MEELEAENRRLRALLEKFVEANRILQETHVTTKEAATFLGVEPRTMRKYNEDQRINGRKYLKGNKLYFLVKELREFQKNNLVHSAYVG; translated from the coding sequence ATGGAGGAACTAGAAGCCGAAAATAGAAGATTAAGAGCATTACTGGAGAAGTTCGTAGAAGCAAACAGAATTCTTCAGGAAACACACGTCACAACAAAGGAAGCAGCGACTTTTTTGGGCGTAGAACCTAGGACAATGCGGAAGTACAATGAAGATCAAAGAATCAATGGTCGAAAGTATCTGAAAGGAAACAAATTGTACTTCTTGGTAAAGGAATTAAGAGAATTCCAAAAAAATAACCTAGTACATTCAGCGTATGTTGGATAA
- a CDS encoding LPD1 domain-containing protein, with translation MKIVDTLSPEGGSRAERWWEDQGFVELYQFFRKGAMEKRFYDKLKDVRTVHEVFQLRGYQFGNWVTHEDRFNYLAALGICLYDLNRVLRFKGNNLGLDKTLGIAFGARGVKGALAHYEPSTNIINLTRYYEENRFDEPTEKKVRFVFSGGVGSFAHEYGHFLDYFFGARIENHPKIYALSDGRSTDPRRINYDASKMPMRYWMEEILEKAYWDKSKTADSSYVRRIRKAIPKQYLDYFLRRNEIFARLFEQYVGYKLQEMKIQNIFLTKTKYHAIQYMTPTELKTVVPLFDKLLLQMRKHF, from the coding sequence ATGAAAATTGTAGATACCTTAAGTCCCGAGGGAGGCTCTAGAGCCGAACGATGGTGGGAAGATCAAGGTTTTGTAGAATTGTATCAATTCTTTCGAAAAGGAGCGATGGAAAAACGCTTTTATGACAAGCTCAAAGATGTTCGAACGGTGCACGAAGTCTTTCAATTGAGGGGCTATCAGTTTGGTAACTGGGTGACGCATGAAGACCGTTTTAATTATTTGGCTGCTCTAGGCATTTGTTTGTATGACTTAAATCGAGTGTTGCGATTCAAAGGAAACAACCTTGGTTTGGACAAAACTTTGGGCATTGCCTTTGGAGCTCGAGGGGTAAAGGGAGCTTTAGCCCATTATGAACCCTCTACCAATATTATCAATCTCACTCGTTACTACGAAGAGAACCGTTTTGATGAACCTACCGAGAAAAAAGTCCGCTTTGTCTTTTCGGGCGGTGTGGGATCCTTTGCACATGAGTATGGTCATTTCCTGGATTACTTTTTTGGTGCTCGAATAGAAAACCATCCCAAAATCTATGCGCTATCCGATGGTCGCTCGACAGATCCTAGACGCATCAATTACGATGCCTCTAAAATGCCCATGCGTTACTGGATGGAGGAGATTCTAGAAAAGGCGTATTGGGACAAGAGCAAAACAGCGGATTCTAGTTATGTGAGACGTATTCGAAAAGCAATTCCTAAACAATATCTAGATTACTTCTTGAGAAGAAATGAAATCTTTGCTCGGCTTTTTGAGCAGTATGTTGGTTACAAACTCCAAGAGATGAAGATTCAAAATATCTTTTTGACCAAAACGAAGTACCATGCTATCCAATATATGACACCTACTGAGTTAAAAACAGTGGTGCCTTTGTTTGATAAGTTGCTACTGCAGATGCGGAAACATTTTTAG
- a CDS encoding N-acetylmuramoyl-L-alanine amidase: MSCIPIISNGHGGLIGNVYQTKGKRSPVWSDGAVLYEGEFNRAIKNRLLELLHFKGIPYYDLVPEQHDIHRSVRVARANRFHAQYKNTFLLDLHSNAGGGKGSEVFISSAASSSSLALAHWSQALFVQHFPESTFRGIKRRNFDLVHLTNMPAILLEHFFMDNEQECRTYLMTTKGRDRIAAYTLAIIEAYLKYHPS; this comes from the coding sequence ATGTCTTGCATTCCAATTATCAGCAATGGGCATGGTGGTTTGATTGGCAACGTCTACCAAACAAAGGGCAAACGCTCTCCTGTTTGGTCTGACGGTGCGGTTCTTTATGAAGGAGAATTTAATCGAGCCATCAAAAACCGTTTGTTAGAACTGCTCCATTTTAAAGGCATTCCTTATTATGATTTGGTGCCAGAGCAGCACGACATTCATCGGAGTGTTCGAGTTGCTCGAGCCAACCGTTTTCATGCCCAATACAAAAATACCTTTCTGCTCGACTTGCATTCCAATGCAGGAGGAGGCAAAGGATCGGAAGTTTTTATCTCCAGTGCTGCCAGTAGCTCCAGTTTGGCTTTAGCGCATTGGTCTCAAGCCTTGTTTGTCCAACATTTTCCAGAAAGTACGTTTCGAGGCATCAAACGCAGGAATTTTGATTTGGTGCATTTGACCAACATGCCCGCCATTCTCCTGGAACATTTTTTTATGGACAATGAGCAAGAATGCAGAACCTATTTAATGACAACCAAAGGACGAGATCGGATTGCCGCTTATACCTTGGCAATTATTGAAGCCTACCTTAAATACCATCCTTCATGA
- a CDS encoding peptidoglycan-binding protein: MKEKLIQYQKPLLAVGLLVLLLVLYFYRHRLFKGTLLTGSKPTAVSNNTTTSNPESLLLKKGSQGEQVRQLQQLLNQEHQKHAPTFIPLLEEDGIFGDRTEQMLLRYTQQKSITLAQLQTSLAAA; encoded by the coding sequence ATGAAAGAAAAACTGATCCAATATCAAAAGCCACTCCTTGCCGTTGGTTTGTTGGTACTCTTGCTTGTCTTGTATTTTTATCGACATCGCCTTTTTAAAGGAACCCTTTTAACAGGTTCCAAACCAACAGCTGTCTCTAATAATACAACTACCTCTAATCCTGAAAGCCTCCTTCTTAAAAAAGGCAGTCAAGGAGAGCAAGTGCGACAGTTGCAACAGCTCTTAAATCAAGAGCATCAAAAACACGCTCCAACCTTCATTCCTCTACTAGAAGAGGATGGCATCTTTGGAGATAGAACCGAGCAAATGCTCCTTCGATACACCCAACAAAAGAGCATTACTTTAGCTCAACTGCAGACCAGTCTTGCAGCCGCTTAA
- a CDS encoding glycosyl hydrolase 108 family protein, with protein MASFNSWMLPTKRRWRRIIAGYQDLYNDKGNWSSNQVGVGTLIGTNRSIAAPTLIAWRGRMVSKAEMEALSIGEAMQIYKVQYWDKIQGDLIQSQALADILADMKSSAGGNAIKEMQRTLNDLGERLLLDGAFGVASVQALNRQILRVGQARIFNAFRQRMIGYYQRINSPYERQLIDSLNRDYPAMKTDWTRVAVTVGVVAAAGALIVYGIYQYQQIQT; from the coding sequence ATGGCTAGTTTCAACAGTTGGATGCTGCCCACCAAACGACGGTGGCGGCGTATTATTGCAGGTTATCAGGATCTGTACAACGACAAGGGCAATTGGTCTTCCAATCAAGTCGGGGTGGGGACCTTGATTGGTACCAATCGAAGTATTGCCGCTCCGACACTCATTGCCTGGCGTGGGCGCATGGTCTCTAAAGCAGAAATGGAGGCATTGTCTATTGGGGAAGCCATGCAGATTTACAAGGTTCAATATTGGGATAAGATCCAAGGCGACTTGATCCAGAGCCAAGCCCTTGCGGATATTTTAGCGGATATGAAAAGTTCGGCTGGAGGTAATGCCATCAAAGAAATGCAGCGCACCCTTAATGACTTGGGAGAGCGCCTTTTGTTGGATGGTGCTTTTGGGGTGGCTTCTGTTCAGGCGCTCAATCGGCAAATCTTACGAGTAGGGCAGGCTCGTATTTTTAATGCCTTTAGACAGCGAATGATTGGCTATTATCAACGTATTAATAGTCCTTATGAAAGGCAATTGATTGACTCCTTGAATCGGGATTATCCTGCTATGAAAACCGATTGGACTCGAGTGGCGGTGACGGTTGGAGTGGTTGCTGCAGCTGGTGCTTTAATTGTCTATGGTATTTATCAGTATCAACAAATTCAAACATGA
- a CDS encoding glycoside hydrolase family 19 protein — translation MKNNSTLKWMGGAILLFLLLLLVLKIRLKLAQEKAIQACENAFGYMDATQQDSIRKIVAAFHRYGDGDKNKLAYILATAWHESHFRPVQERRAAPSQTELYNRQNQYWSSGYFGRGFVQLTWKENYQKMARVFRVDFVNQPDLALQPTYAARILVYGMMQGSFTGLALKDFINAKRQDFYKARQVVNRLDRAGKIMDYANVLV, via the coding sequence ATGAAAAACAATTCTACTTTAAAATGGATGGGCGGTGCTATACTGCTCTTTTTACTCCTTCTCCTGGTTCTTAAGATTCGCTTAAAATTGGCTCAAGAGAAAGCCATCCAAGCTTGTGAAAATGCTTTTGGTTATATGGATGCAACCCAACAGGATTCTATTCGTAAGATTGTGGCGGCTTTCCATCGTTATGGCGATGGGGATAAAAATAAGCTGGCTTATATCTTGGCAACGGCTTGGCATGAAAGTCACTTTCGTCCCGTCCAAGAACGTCGTGCAGCTCCTAGCCAAACGGAGTTGTATAACCGTCAAAATCAATATTGGTCCTCGGGGTATTTTGGACGGGGTTTTGTTCAATTAACTTGGAAGGAGAATTATCAAAAGATGGCTCGTGTCTTTCGGGTGGATTTTGTCAACCAGCCTGATTTGGCATTGCAGCCGACTTATGCGGCTCGTATTTTGGTTTATGGCATGATGCAGGGTTCTTTTACGGGGCTTGCTTTGAAGGATTTTATTAATGCGAAACGCCAGGACTTTTATAAGGCTAGGCAGGTGGTCAATCGTTTGGATCGGGCTGGGAAGATTATGGACTATGCTAATGTTTTAGTTTAA
- a CDS encoding class I SAM-dependent DNA methyltransferase, whose amino-acid sequence MSTNKLTLDTLESWLWDSANILRGSIDSSDFKNYIFGLLFLKRSNDVFEEEVAQIMEREGIPKEEAAEETYFTLPPEAYWEELKKVTENIGIALDKAFAAIEQENPELEGVMTATKFGDKEKLSDDVLQQLLRHFNQHSLKNEDLESSDLLGDAYEYLIKQFADDAGKKGGEFYTPRGVVQTIVRLIKPEPKQTIYDPTCGSGGMLIESAKYIAEQKGGKIGKNINVSLYGQEKNLGTWAIGKLNMILHNFLDADLRKGDTLVDPKHKNEAGNLMLFDRVVANPPFSMDRWWTKAETNLEVKLDKNGKEKKITPNYKKVVVDPYGRLQYGIPPRGYADLAFLQHMIAVLKQDGKAGVVLPHGTLFRGGAEGKIRQALLEADLVEGIVGLPSKLFYNTGIPAAIWIINKNKTAAQKGKITMIDASQDYKEGKNQNELEESHIDAIVAAYDGGIDVDKYMRVVDLEELQENDYNLNISRYIDTSEPEPLVDLQAVQAEIQALEEKEATVDAKLSNFLKELGL is encoded by the coding sequence ATGTCAACAAACAAACTAACATTAGATACCCTAGAGTCTTGGTTGTGGGATTCTGCCAATATATTGAGAGGGAGCATTGATTCTTCCGATTTTAAAAACTACATCTTTGGATTGCTCTTTTTGAAGCGTTCTAACGATGTGTTTGAGGAAGAAGTGGCGCAGATTATGGAGCGAGAAGGAATTCCTAAAGAGGAAGCGGCTGAGGAAACCTATTTTACCCTACCTCCAGAAGCCTATTGGGAGGAGTTGAAGAAAGTAACCGAAAATATAGGGATTGCGCTAGACAAAGCCTTTGCTGCAATTGAGCAGGAGAATCCAGAATTGGAAGGGGTGATGACCGCCACCAAATTTGGAGACAAAGAAAAGCTATCGGATGATGTCTTACAACAATTGTTGCGGCATTTTAACCAGCACTCGCTCAAAAACGAGGACTTGGAATCGAGTGATTTGTTGGGCGATGCTTATGAGTATTTGATTAAGCAGTTTGCCGATGATGCAGGGAAGAAAGGAGGGGAGTTTTACACGCCTAGAGGCGTGGTGCAGACGATTGTGCGCTTGATTAAGCCCGAACCCAAACAAACCATTTACGATCCTACTTGTGGCTCTGGTGGGATGTTGATTGAGTCGGCAAAGTATATTGCAGAACAAAAAGGGGGGAAGATTGGCAAGAACATCAATGTTTCTTTGTACGGTCAGGAGAAAAACTTGGGGACTTGGGCAATTGGAAAGCTGAATATGATTCTGCACAATTTCCTAGATGCCGATTTGCGCAAAGGGGATACCTTGGTTGATCCCAAACACAAAAATGAGGCGGGGAATTTAATGCTTTTTGATCGAGTGGTGGCCAATCCTCCTTTCTCGATGGATCGTTGGTGGACAAAGGCAGAGACCAATCTGGAAGTGAAGTTGGATAAAAATGGCAAGGAAAAGAAAATTACGCCGAATTACAAAAAGGTCGTGGTGGATCCTTATGGACGGTTGCAATATGGCATCCCACCTCGTGGCTATGCCGACTTGGCTTTTTTGCAGCACATGATTGCGGTTTTGAAACAGGATGGAAAAGCGGGGGTGGTCTTGCCACACGGTACCTTGTTCCGTGGTGGGGCAGAAGGCAAAATTCGTCAAGCCTTGTTGGAAGCGGATTTGGTGGAAGGGATTGTGGGCTTGCCGAGCAAGTTGTTTTACAATACGGGCATTCCTGCGGCGATTTGGATTATTAATAAAAATAAAACGGCGGCTCAAAAGGGAAAAATCACCATGATTGATGCCAGCCAAGACTATAAGGAGGGCAAGAACCAAAATGAGTTGGAAGAAAGCCATATTGATGCCATTGTGGCGGCTTATGATGGGGGTATTGACGTGGATAAATATATGCGGGTGGTGGACTTGGAGGAGCTGCAAGAGAATGATTACAACTTAAATATCTCTCGCTATATTGATACTTCGGAGCCTGAGCCTTTGGTGGATTTGCAAGCGGTTCAAGCGGAGATTCAAGCTTTGGAGGAAAAGGAAGCGACGGTGGATGCCAAATTGTCGAACTTTTTAAAGGAATTGGGACTATGA
- a CDS encoding restriction endonuclease subunit S, whose amino-acid sequence MREGYKMTKLGEIPLDWKLIKINEIVDEVTDYVAAGSFASLKENVKVSDIKNFAIYVRLTDLRKGLGHTSQKYVDEKSYKFLSKSNLFGRELLFANIGANVGEVWLMPEIKEKATIAPNMIIIRANNESIIPEYLFAYLTSFIGKRQINKIIAGSGHPKINKTELRQLITIVPPLQEQKKIAEILSTVDEKIDLVQSNIEATQALKKGLMQQLLTKGIGHTEFKASKLGEIPLDWEVVKIGELKQQQVFSKIQDGNHGELHPTASDFVEEGIPFIMANCITKLNQLKIDLAKRISIDQYNSLRIGFTKTNDVLLTHKGTVGLTALIKKEHGNLMLTPQVTLYRIGDESRIIKDYLYYYFQSEIFQKIIDKYSKQSTRAYIGIIAQQKLPIILPSNIQEQKKIAEILSTVDEKLDILQEKKAAYQAMKKGLMQQLLTGQVRVKA is encoded by the coding sequence ATGAGGGAAGGTTATAAAATGACGAAGTTGGGGGAGATTCCTTTGGATTGGAAACTAATTAAGATTAATGAAATAGTTGATGAAGTAACTGATTATGTTGCAGCAGGTAGTTTTGCTTCTCTTAAAGAAAATGTAAAAGTATCAGATATTAAGAATTTTGCTATTTATGTAAGATTAACTGATTTAAGAAAAGGTTTAGGGCATACTAGTCAAAAGTATGTTGATGAAAAAAGTTACAAGTTTTTATCTAAATCAAATTTATTTGGTCGTGAACTTTTGTTTGCGAATATAGGAGCAAATGTGGGAGAAGTTTGGTTGATGCCAGAAATTAAAGAAAAAGCAACAATAGCTCCTAATATGATTATTATTAGGGCAAATAATGAATCAATTATTCCGGAATATTTATTTGCATATTTAACCTCATTTATAGGTAAACGACAAATTAATAAAATAATTGCAGGAAGTGGTCATCCAAAAATAAATAAAACAGAACTTAGACAGTTAATAACTATTGTTCCCCCCCTCCAAGAACAAAAAAAGATAGCCGAAATCCTAAGCACGGTAGATGAAAAAATAGACCTCGTCCAAAGCAACATAGAAGCCACCCAAGCGCTCAAAAAGGGCTTGATGCAGCAATTGCTGACCAAGGGGATTGGACATACGGAATTTAAGGCGTCTAAGTTGGGGGAGATTCCTTTGGATTGGGAAGTGGTGAAAATAGGGGAGTTGAAACAGCAACAGGTTTTTTCTAAAATTCAAGATGGTAATCATGGTGAACTACATCCAACAGCATCAGATTTTGTAGAAGAGGGAATACCTTTTATAATGGCAAACTGTATTACTAAATTAAATCAATTGAAAATTGATTTAGCTAAGCGTATATCTATAGATCAATATAATTCTTTGCGGATAGGGTTTACAAAAACTAATGATGTGTTATTGACACATAAAGGAACAGTAGGTCTTACTGCTCTAATTAAGAAAGAGCATGGTAACCTAATGTTGACACCACAGGTAACTCTGTATAGAATTGGAGATGAATCTAGGATAATAAAAGACTATCTCTATTATTATTTTCAGTCTGAAATTTTTCAAAAAATAATTGATAAATATTCAAAACAAAGTACTCGTGCATATATAGGAATTATAGCTCAACAGAAGCTACCAATAATATTGCCTTCTAACATCCAAGAACAAAAAAAGATAGCCGAAATACTAAGCACGGTCGATGAAAAGCTAGACATTCTACAAGAAAAGAAAGCAGCCTATCAAGCGATGAAAAAAGGCTTGATGCAGCAATTGTTGACGGGGCAAGTGCGGGTGAAGGCATAG
- a CDS encoding type I restriction endonuclease subunit R, with protein MPSLEYIYSELPAIELFQALGYQYYNASKTDERKSIHEVLLKDRLEQALKRLNPWMDANNLNKAMEQLTSVSGASLMEINQKIWKLIRGAEYTVKQEVGGEEGFHAVRYLDYTTVEQNDFLVVNQMKYKGRLDNSIPDLVVYVNGLPLVVIECKSPTAGNAWDSAYSDLNYYQKNVEKLFYYNQFCVGLWQVGGRYGAITAPPHFYSVYKPSQDDNWSAVLGANPSQQDILIYALFRKEVLLDLIRHFVLFELDEGTTIKKLPRYQQLRATNKTIAKLQAGEGGVVWHTQGSGKSITMAYVTRKLQAPEFGFDNPTVIVMTDRKDLDQQITTTFQNVGFKNVHQASSVTHLDKLLRNDYGGIITTTLQKFQETESKLEEEFENDQTTEEERGDLLIEKILKEGVLTKITKEKQGRKWVEIERVEFVLEELSDKENLYILVDEAHRSQYGFLAAFMRTVLPKAKFVAFTGTPISKEDKSTLGEFYGGNYIDVYTIKESVEDGATVPLLYDEGIAKLDVKKEELDKEFEEKFGEEPIEKREKLIKAALKKYQLSWGRIEDICHHIITHYNSKIYPDGHKAMIVCNGRLAALRYQEILLRLKEEEYHDFTSKVIISLGTPKSDPIAKTHLEHLEWNKKHPDRPKPVLLMPSDEMKAATEAFKLPFGDESETEKSGQKKHDNTHFLIVSDMLLTGYDAPIASCLYLDKPLKEHNLLQAIARVNRSRKGKNAGYIVDYNGISAYLIQALEIFSGDLRPDDILKNLNEELPKLEMEHTKLVQLFRPLKIDRHYERALFLDAALKLIEPIDQRDEFKTLLKAFNKAINVILPNPKAMKYQNDFKLFNELKLRARNAYPEDEEFKITALDNQMLQAMIDEHLKSTGVENLLSEPISIIDKDKFKQEILNASPATKELKMKNNLKHVIRVGLDKNPAFFKPLAQRLEDLLQARKEDRLSQRELLLAFTTLQDEIIEANQADREKGFDTPRKRAVFNTMKVFFEDGAAEATLTIFDLLKGELEIIGWETKGRVLNDMEAKVRRFLTTTMERSKAKEAAKDLVTLIKKNKDA; from the coding sequence ATGCCTAGCCTAGAATACATCTACTCCGAGTTGCCAGCCATAGAACTGTTTCAAGCCTTAGGTTATCAATATTACAATGCCAGTAAAACAGACGAGCGCAAGAGCATCCACGAAGTGCTGTTAAAAGATCGTTTGGAGCAAGCCTTGAAGCGGTTGAATCCTTGGATGGATGCGAACAATTTAAACAAGGCGATGGAGCAGCTGACCAGTGTAAGCGGTGCTTCTTTGATGGAAATCAATCAAAAGATTTGGAAGTTGATACGAGGGGCTGAATATACGGTCAAGCAGGAAGTAGGGGGCGAAGAAGGTTTTCATGCCGTGCGTTATTTGGATTATACAACTGTAGAGCAAAATGATTTTTTGGTGGTCAACCAAATGAAGTACAAAGGGCGTTTGGATAATTCTATTCCCGATTTGGTGGTCTATGTCAATGGGCTGCCTTTGGTGGTAATAGAATGCAAGTCGCCTACGGCGGGCAATGCTTGGGATAGTGCGTATTCGGATTTGAATTATTATCAAAAAAATGTCGAAAAGCTCTTTTATTACAACCAGTTTTGTGTGGGTTTGTGGCAAGTGGGCGGACGGTATGGAGCGATTACGGCACCACCGCATTTTTACTCGGTGTATAAGCCCAGTCAAGACGACAATTGGTCGGCTGTTTTGGGAGCAAATCCCAGTCAGCAAGACATTTTGATTTATGCTTTGTTTCGCAAAGAGGTGTTGTTGGATTTGATTCGGCACTTTGTGTTGTTTGAGTTGGACGAAGGGACAACGATTAAAAAATTGCCCCGTTATCAGCAGTTGCGAGCCACAAACAAGACGATTGCCAAATTGCAGGCAGGAGAAGGGGGCGTGGTTTGGCATACGCAAGGAAGTGGAAAGTCGATTACGATGGCTTATGTGACTCGAAAGTTGCAAGCGCCAGAGTTTGGTTTTGACAATCCTACGGTTATTGTGATGACCGACCGCAAGGATTTGGACCAACAAATTACGACCACTTTTCAGAATGTTGGGTTTAAGAATGTGCATCAAGCTTCTTCGGTGACGCATTTGGACAAGCTTTTGCGCAATGATTATGGCGGGATTATTACCACCACCCTTCAAAAGTTTCAGGAAACAGAAAGCAAGCTAGAAGAGGAGTTCGAAAATGATCAGACAACAGAAGAAGAACGAGGCGATTTGTTGATTGAAAAAATCCTTAAAGAAGGTGTTTTAACTAAAATTACCAAAGAAAAACAAGGCAGGAAGTGGGTAGAAATTGAACGAGTAGAATTTGTGTTGGAAGAGTTGTCGGACAAAGAGAATTTATACATCTTGGTAGATGAAGCCCATCGAAGCCAATATGGTTTTTTGGCGGCGTTTATGCGAACGGTGTTGCCTAAGGCAAAGTTTGTAGCTTTCACAGGAACGCCCATTTCTAAAGAAGATAAATCGACTTTGGGCGAGTTTTATGGTGGGAACTATATTGATGTGTATACCATCAAAGAATCGGTGGAGGATGGGGCAACGGTGCCTTTGTTGTACGATGAGGGGATTGCCAAACTAGATGTAAAGAAAGAGGAATTGGACAAAGAGTTTGAAGAAAAATTTGGGGAAGAACCCATTGAGAAACGAGAAAAGTTAATTAAAGCAGCTTTAAAAAAATACCAACTTTCTTGGGGGCGAATAGAAGATATTTGTCATCATATTATTACGCATTATAACAGCAAAATTTATCCAGATGGACACAAGGCAATGATTGTGTGCAATGGTCGATTGGCAGCCTTGCGTTATCAAGAAATTTTATTGCGTTTAAAAGAAGAGGAATACCATGATTTTACTTCCAAAGTAATCATCAGTTTGGGAACGCCGAAAAGTGATCCAATTGCAAAAACGCATCTCGAACACTTGGAATGGAATAAAAAACACCCTGATCGTCCAAAACCTGTTTTGTTAATGCCTAGTGATGAAATGAAAGCAGCAACAGAAGCTTTTAAATTGCCTTTTGGAGATGAATCGGAGACGGAGAAATCAGGGCAAAAAAAGCACGACAATACGCATTTTTTAATTGTGTCGGATATGTTATTGACAGGTTACGATGCGCCGATTGCTTCTTGTCTGTATTTGGATAAGCCTTTGAAGGAACACAATTTGTTGCAAGCGATTGCAAGGGTGAACCGTTCTCGAAAGGGCAAGAATGCGGGCTATATTGTCGATTATAATGGAATTAGTGCTTATTTAATTCAGGCTTTGGAGATTTTCTCAGGAGATTTGAGACCAGATGATATTTTGAAGAACTTGAATGAGGAGTTGCCGAAGTTGGAAATGGAGCACACAAAATTGGTGCAGCTGTTTCGCCCTTTGAAAATAGATCGGCATTATGAGCGAGCTTTGTTTTTGGATGCTGCTTTGAAATTGATAGAGCCAATAGATCAACGAGATGAATTTAAGACCTTACTAAAGGCTTTTAATAAGGCGATTAATGTCATTTTGCCGAATCCGAAGGCTATGAAGTATCAAAATGACTTTAAGTTGTTTAACGAGTTGAAGCTGCGGGCTAGGAATGCGTACCCTGAAGATGAAGAGTTTAAAATAACAGCCTTGGATAATCAGATGTTGCAAGCGATGATTGACGAACATTTGAAATCTACAGGGGTAGAGAATTTGTTGTCAGAGCCTATTTCTATTATTGATAAGGATAAATTTAAGCAAGAAATTTTGAATGCTTCTCCAGCGACCAAAGAGCTGAAGATGAAGAACAACTTAAAACACGTGATTCGGGTGGGGTTGGATAAGAATCCTGCTTTTTTTAAGCCTTTGGCGCAACGCCTGGAAGATTTGTTGCAAGCACGAAAAGAAGATCGTTTGAGTCAACGAGAATTGTTGCTGGCGTTTACTACCTTGCAGGATGAAATTATTGAAGCGAATCAGGCGGATCGTGAAAAGGGGTTTGATACGCCAAGAAAACGAGCGGTTTTTAATACCATGAAAGTCTTTTTTGAGGATGGAGCAGCGGAGGCGACCTTGACGATTTTTGATTTGCTGAAAGGGGAGCTGGAGATTATTGGTTGGGAAACCAAAGGAAGGGTATTGAATGATATGGAAGCTAAGGTTCGACGGTTTTTAACAACAACAATGGAGCGTTCTAAAGCAAAGGAAGCGGCAAAGGATTTGGTCACACTTATCAAAAAGAATAAAGATGCCTAG
- a CDS encoding SprT family zinc-dependent metalloprotease codes for MPSVQYGSQTIEYAIHEKEGLKAHYISVEKGKGVILKGAAVSDQEAQQLILKKARWILDKLELVRSVETSALVTGSRMPYLGKNYYVQISEVADLKRVEVFFNHSKFKVLVPAHFKNNQEKIELAFEDFYRQKAIEKITPRLKRWSKNINLPYEGLQFRKLEKRWGSCTPSNKIVINIDAVKLPFSLIDYLLVHELVHTKIKNHSKAFWAELSKHMDNWRALDARMQGLCL; via the coding sequence ATGCCTAGTGTACAGTATGGAAGTCAGACGATTGAATATGCCATTCATGAAAAGGAGGGTTTGAAGGCGCATTATATTAGTGTCGAGAAAGGGAAGGGGGTTATCTTAAAGGGAGCGGCGGTTTCTGACCAAGAGGCGCAGCAGTTGATTTTGAAGAAGGCTCGTTGGATTTTGGATAAATTGGAATTGGTGCGTTCTGTGGAAACAAGTGCTTTGGTCACGGGATCTAGGATGCCTTATTTGGGCAAAAATTATTATGTTCAAATTAGTGAAGTTGCTGACTTAAAACGGGTAGAGGTGTTTTTTAATCACTCGAAGTTCAAGGTGCTTGTTCCCGCTCATTTTAAAAATAACCAGGAGAAAATAGAACTGGCTTTTGAGGATTTTTATCGTCAAAAGGCCATCGAAAAAATTACACCTCGTTTGAAGCGTTGGTCTAAGAACATTAACTTGCCTTACGAGGGGCTTCAATTTAGAAAGTTGGAAAAGCGTTGGGGGAGTTGTACGCCTTCAAATAAGATTGTGATTAATATTGATGCGGTTAAATTGCCGTTTTCTTTGATTGATTATTTGTTGGTGCATGAATTGGTGCATACGAAAATTAAGAACCACTCGAAGGCGTTTTGGGCGGAGCTGTCGAAGCACATGGATAATTGGAGGGCTTTGGATGCTCGGATGCAGGGGCTTTGTTTGTAA